The stretch of DNA TCGGCCTGGGCAATATGGGCGGCCACGACTTGACGCGATCGCTCCTTAGCCGCTTCCGATACCTCTCGGGCATAGCCACCCTCGGCTACGGTTTCTTCATCCAAGGGTACTTCCACAAACTTCGCCCCCAAACTTTGCACCTCTTCTTTCACCGCAGGGCGAATGTCAAAGGCTTCCACCACCGCACCCAAACGGCGGGCCGTGGCGATCGCTTGCAAGCCAGCCACCCCAGCTCCCATGACAAACACCTTTGCCGGGCGGATCGTGCCGGCAGCAGTGGTGAGCATAGGGAAATATTTAGGCAGAGCCGTAGCCGCAATCAGAGCCGCTTTATAGCCCGCCACACTAGCCTGGGAGGACAGGGCATCCATACTTTGCGCCCGACTGGTGCGCGGGATCAGTTCCATGCTGAAGGCGGTAATACGCCGTCGAGCTAAGGACTGAATCCCCTCGGGATGCCCCAGGGGATTCAAAAAGCCAATCAGGGTGGCCCCTTCTCGAAGCTGACTCGTTTCTGCATAGCCGTCTTGATCTTGAGGTGGGCTGACCTTGAGCAGCACATCCGCCTCGGCCCAGAGTTGGGCAGTGTCACGGATGATCGTAGCTCCCGCCGCCTCGTACTCGGCATCGGAGAAATAGGCCGCTTCTCCAGCGCCTGCTTCTAGGAGCACGTCCAGCCCTTGTTTAACTAGACGACTGACTGTATCCGGAATCAGCGCAACCCGGCGCTCTCCCATGACTGTTTCTCGTGCAACCGCTATTTTCATCAACTCTCCTTCATGTTCTGTCGCTGCGAATCGTCGTGATCCCCCGCCCCAGAGATAGGGATCACCCATCCCTGGGGATCATGGGTGACAGGGTGAATGTCTATCCGTGGATGTCTACCCATAGAGGACACCCCTAGCTCAAGGAGGTCTAGGGGAAGGGTCGGGGATATGTCATCCGCTGACGGGCCCGCCGCCTCAGGCGATCGCGGTGCTCATTGAGCTGGGATTGCGGCAACGGATTGGCAAAAAACCGGTGGAAATGGTGTAGGGCTAGCACAGACCCATGCATGGTCATCATGCATCGGGCTATGTGTAGAGCTGCCCTGAATCTCTCATGCTGAGAGAGCCAGTTCATGGGCGTTCACGGTGGGCTCAGGGTGCAAAACGGCCATTCCGTGATCCACCGGTATACCTTGCTAAGGGCTCCACAGACACCGAGGCGATCGCCCTCGATCTGCGTTGATCCTGTCCATTCTTGAACCGACTCTACCTAAACCTACCTGACAAGTGGGGAGAAACCCTCTAGTTTTCAGGCTTTCCTAAGAATTCAGGTAGACGAAACGTTACTAAGTTTTTGTTGCTTGAGGTAGGCAAAGACGCTTTTGTCGCCAATATCCGGCGGGATCGCTTGAATGGTCTTGCGCAGGGCAAAAATGGCAAACAGAACAGCCCAGGTTGCTAACAAGCCTCGTTCGGCAGACAGGGGCAGCCATCCTGCCAAGTGTCCCAATAGCAGTAAGGGCACGATCACGGTGAGCGCTTTGGTTTCCAATCGATTGAAACAAAAGGCTTCTTTGAAGAAAATTCCCGTTAAGGCAGCAGCACCAAAGCCAATACCGAAGATGCTCAGGGGCTGCTGGTAGACCGTCAGCCAGAGGGGATCAGGGCTGGAGAAGGCGATCGCTCCTGAGGCGATCGCTCCTATAGCCCAAAAAATCTGTAGGGCGCGATGTAAAACGGCCATATAAATATGGATCATCCATAGGCTGAGCCCCAGACCTGCCATCATACCGGCATAGAGCCAGGTCAAGATCTCTGCTTGATCAACCGTCACTAGACCGCTCAGGACTAGAGCAACACCCACGGCAAAGCAAAGAGCCGCCATGCCCAACCCTAGGCGATAGAGGATCACCTCGCGGCGATCGCGCTGATCAATCACAAAGGAGCCGAACTGCCCTTGATAAACCGCATTGGACTCTATATCTGAGGATGATGGATGAATCATCGTGACCTCCCAAAGCTGGTGTGCAGATCGTCTACCCCTATCGCTAGGTAAACGACATTGTCTCCTTCCAGCTTAAGCCAGAAATGAGATCGGTCTGCCTTGAACAGACAAACCTTGAACTGGGGCAAAACGGCCCATAGGCATAACCCAAGGGAAACAGGCTCTAGCAAGGCTATGGGGGTTTAGAACCGCCGCGTTATAAAAATTAACCCAAAAACAGTCCCACTTTGGGACTTTTAGTATTGCGATCGCGTGATGAGGTGCTATGTTATGGGGAAACTCTAGATGTAGTGTCTCGTTATGACTGTGGACACAATCCGTGACTATCTTCACGAAGTAGCAAGAACACCGTTGCTCAGTGCAGCGGAAGAAATCGAGCTGTCGCGTCAAGTGCAAGCCATGCTCTCCGTACAGGACGTGGCAGATGTTACACCTGAGCAACAGGACATTTTCCAGCGGGGACGCCGTGCCAAGCACCGCATGATTCAAGCTAATTTGCGATTGGTGGTATCCATCGCAAAGCGCTATCAGGGGCGGGGTGTGGAGTTCCAGGATCTCATTCAGGAAGGATCAATCGGACTAAACCGGGCGGTTGAGAAGTTTGATCCAGCCCAAGGGTATAAGTTTAGCACGTATGCGTATTGGTGGATTCGTCAAGGTATCACCCGAGCCATTTCGGAATCCTCACGCACCATTCGCCTGCCGGTGCATATTACAGAGAAGCTCAACAAGTTCAAATCCGCCACCCGTACCCTCACCGTTGCCCTAGGGCGATCGCCGTCTCTCGATGAGATCGCGGAGGAATTGGGTATGCCGTCGTCAGATTTGAAGAAGCTGCTCATCCAAAGCCGCGCTGTGATCTCCTTAGATCATAAAGTGGGGCGCGATGAGGAAACGGCCCTGGGTGAGCTGTTGGCCGATACCGACAATGCCAATCCCCTAGAAATGGCTGAACTCTTGGAAACCGGGGAGTTTATTCAAACGCTATTGGATGGCCTGCCGCCTCGGGAGCAATATGTACTCAGCGCCCGCTATGGCTTGGTGGACGGGAAACGGGCCAGCCTGGTGAGCGTGGGTCGAGATCTCAACCTGTCGCGGGAGCGGGTACGCCAGCTCGAACGCAAGGCCATGAATCAGTTGAAACGTAAAGTGCGGCAACAAAAGAGTGGATCGCCGAGTTCGCGGAGTTTGTCCACGGCTCCATAAACCATCGCAGGATCAATTAGTGAGAGCCATCAGGG from Candidatus Obscuribacterales bacterium encodes:
- a CDS encoding sigma-70 family RNA polymerase sigma factor; translated protein: MTVDTIRDYLHEVARTPLLSAAEEIELSRQVQAMLSVQDVADVTPEQQDIFQRGRRAKHRMIQANLRLVVSIAKRYQGRGVEFQDLIQEGSIGLNRAVEKFDPAQGYKFSTYAYWWIRQGITRAISESSRTIRLPVHITEKLNKFKSATRTLTVALGRSPSLDEIAEELGMPSSDLKKLLIQSRAVISLDHKVGRDEETALGELLADTDNANPLEMAELLETGEFIQTLLDGLPPREQYVLSARYGLVDGKRASLVSVGRDLNLSRERVRQLERKAMNQLKRKVRQQKSGSPSSRSLSTAP
- a CDS encoding DUF2301 domain-containing membrane protein codes for the protein MIHPSSSDIESNAVYQGQFGSFVIDQRDRREVILYRLGLGMAALCFAVGVALVLSGLVTVDQAEILTWLYAGMMAGLGLSLWMIHIYMAVLHRALQIFWAIGAIASGAIAFSSPDPLWLTVYQQPLSIFGIGFGAAALTGIFFKEAFCFNRLETKALTVIVPLLLLGHLAGWLPLSAERGLLATWAVLFAIFALRKTIQAIPPDIGDKSVFAYLKQQKLSNVSST
- a CDS encoding Re/Si-specific NAD(P)(+) transhydrogenase subunit alpha, with translation MKIAVARETVMGERRVALIPDTVSRLVKQGLDVLLEAGAGEAAYFSDAEYEAAGATIIRDTAQLWAEADVLLKVSPPQDQDGYAETSQLREGATLIGFLNPLGHPEGIQSLARRRITAFSMELIPRTSRAQSMDALSSQASVAGYKAALIAATALPKYFPMLTTAAGTIRPAKVFVMGAGVAGLQAIATARRLGAVVEAFDIRPAVKEEVQSLGAKFVEVPLDEETVAEGGYAREVSEAAKERSRQVVAAHIAQADAVITTAQVPGKKAPLLVTEEMIAGMKPGSVIVDLAADQGGNCAYTQAGRDVVRHGVTIIGPTNLPASVPVHASQLYAKNILTLLNHLIKDGDLQLNFEDDIIAAACVTHEGDIRNTRIKDALMVESTVSAG